From the genome of Candidatus Hydrogenedens sp., one region includes:
- a CDS encoding tetratricopeptide repeat protein, with protein sequence MRDINRNVRNTKWLYLIIVLLLIIIALFVIVLILLINNMQQPNKLVSIDSSVSNPTQTETQVPQPTHPDSNKPTAESIQEREPEQVKNVEKSNDNGKQTEREGNETSLDENSARLVQTLNLATVSIKKIINTENRIVLDQEYDNIINNLVFERVKAEKKVIDLYTKIMGVITQFKLNNEEKERFSNAFERSKKKAVWKAIGGVRAYGANPLSFVLSLAQSSISAFFNYKDVKSQMEEELDKELWEIKKDQIEQINELWQEWLSACWDTSSKYNFESKNLYVLRGGVLDNFISAEQEIDIDKAMRSFEDLERNSIFLSSYPPFWLSYAIVAEKAGNKAKRDQCLDNFFKYYREILNRDPYFGRACVMRLRTIIEKPSALQDKNRIKEIEELLIKADRHLDKTDGQSRIFISAIYQKLGKPDEARRILQLNIDRNVDKDISELALDNLNKGRDVASDIPQVLALFIQEEGTEDSKDILPLEELQRLAEQGEPNAMEKLGRKHFFGFGVPLDYVKARQWCEKSAEKGNAYAMSGLGQIYFLGLGVPQDYEKARQWYEKSAEKGDAWAVYILGGMYV encoded by the coding sequence ATGAGAGATATTAATAGAAATGTGAGAAACACAAAATGGTTGTATTTAATAATTGTATTACTTCTTATTATCATAGCTTTGTTTGTCATTGTATTAATTTTATTAATCAATAATATGCAACAGCCAAATAAATTGGTATCGATAGATAGTTCTGTATCCAACCCTACACAAACAGAGACACAAGTACCTCAACCGACGCATCCTGATTCTAATAAACCAACAGCGGAATCAATTCAAGAAAGAGAACCTGAACAAGTAAAAAATGTAGAAAAGTCGAATGATAATGGCAAACAAACTGAAAGGGAGGGGAATGAAACAAGTTTAGATGAGAATTCTGCCCGTTTAGTTCAAACTCTTAATTTGGCAACAGTCTCTATCAAGAAAATCATTAATACAGAGAACCGTATCGTTTTAGACCAAGAATATGACAACATTATCAATAATCTGGTGTTTGAACGAGTCAAAGCGGAAAAAAAAGTAATTGATTTATATACAAAAATTATGGGAGTAATAACTCAATTTAAATTAAATAATGAAGAGAAAGAGCGATTTTCAAATGCTTTTGAACGAAGCAAGAAGAAGGCTGTATGGAAAGCTATCGGGGGTGTTCGTGCTTATGGTGCTAACCCGTTATCTTTTGTACTCAGTTTAGCCCAAAGCAGTATTAGTGCTTTTTTTAATTATAAGGATGTAAAGTCACAAATGGAGGAAGAACTTGATAAAGAATTATGGGAGATTAAAAAAGACCAAATTGAGCAGATAAATGAGCTGTGGCAGGAATGGTTAAGTGCATGCTGGGATACTTCCAGTAAATATAATTTTGAGAGTAAAAACTTATATGTTTTACGAGGAGGTGTATTAGATAATTTTATCTCAGCAGAACAAGAAATAGACATTGATAAAGCCATGAGAAGCTTTGAAGACCTTGAGAGAAATTCCATCTTTTTGAGTTCTTATCCTCCATTCTGGCTTAGTTATGCGATAGTAGCAGAGAAGGCGGGAAATAAAGCCAAAAGAGACCAGTGTTTGGACAACTTTTTCAAATATTATAGGGAGATACTGAATCGAGACCCCTATTTTGGTAGAGCATGTGTAATGAGATTGCGGACGATAATTGAGAAGCCATCTGCCTTACAGGATAAAAATAGAATTAAAGAGATAGAAGAACTATTGATAAAAGCGGATAGACATTTGGACAAAACGGATGGTCAGAGCAGGATATTTATTTCTGCTATTTATCAAAAATTAGGAAAGCCTGACGAAGCCCGCAGGATACTGCAATTAAATATAGATAGGAATGTGGATAAGGATATTTCCGAATTAGCCTTAGATAACTTAAATAAAGGTAGAGATGTGGCATCTGATATACCTCAAGTTCTTGCTCTATTTATTCAGGAAGAAGGGACAGAGGATAGTAAAGACATTCTGCCGTTAGAAGAGTTGCAGAGATTGGCGGAGCAAGGAGAACCTAATGCAATGGAAAAGTTAGGGAGAAAGCATTTCTTTGGTTTTGGTGTTCCACTGGATTATGTTAAGGCACGGCAGTGGTGTGAGAAGTCTGCGGAAAAAGGCAATGCTTATGCTATGAGTGGTTTGGGTCAGATATATTTTTTAGGTCTTGGTGTCCCGCAGGATTACGAGAAGGCTCGACAGTGGTATGAGAAGTCTGCGGAAAAAGGCGATGCTTGGGCGGTGTATATTTTGGGTGGGATGTATGT
- a CDS encoding OFA family MFS transporter: MSEQTTQNRWIVVIGALIVQVSLGAVYIWSVFQTPLKAAFPTWTETQVTYPSQIVLAAFALAVIIGGRIQDRVGPRIVGISGGLILGLGLILAKFTQNFATSPNMALYWLIFSFAILGGLGIGFAYVCPIATCVKWFPDKRGLITGLAVAGFGAGAFFFAPLAKALISGGAYELMTIKLFTLPQVGVFNTFLILGIIFLVAVVIGSYLLKNPPAGYKPAGWNPPQPTGGAGSRVDYTPTEMLATPAFWLLWITYFAGCAAGLQVIMKASPIWQSFSVSTITTRPIPEDIFSSVVSRGAMAVSLIAIFNAVGRIFWGKVSDNIGRKATLVIMFLLCGVAMLILNYLRVYPLYILGIGVVGLCFGGYLALYPAVITDYYGTKNVGINYGLMFTAYGAGGLAGPYLAARLMQVAEKVPYLVTEKGAQLTKEFALGSYSTAFIVSGIACLIAGVVILLVQPPKSAKN, encoded by the coding sequence ATGAGTGAACAAACGACACAAAATCGCTGGATAGTTGTAATAGGTGCGTTAATTGTCCAGGTTAGTTTAGGTGCAGTTTACATCTGGAGTGTTTTCCAGACACCTTTGAAAGCAGCCTTCCCTACATGGACAGAAACACAAGTGACATATCCATCACAAATAGTATTAGCAGCATTTGCTCTTGCGGTGATTATTGGTGGAAGGATTCAAGACCGTGTTGGACCCCGAATCGTCGGTATCTCGGGAGGACTTATATTAGGCCTTGGGCTAATCCTCGCAAAATTCACACAAAATTTTGCCACTTCCCCAAATATGGCTTTGTATTGGCTTATTTTCTCATTTGCTATTTTAGGTGGTTTAGGTATCGGTTTCGCTTATGTCTGCCCTATTGCCACTTGTGTTAAATGGTTCCCTGATAAACGAGGGCTCATCACTGGATTGGCTGTGGCTGGCTTCGGTGCAGGGGCATTCTTCTTTGCCCCCTTAGCCAAGGCACTAATTTCTGGTGGGGCTTATGAACTAATGACCATTAAGTTATTCACTCTACCTCAAGTAGGAGTTTTTAACACTTTCTTAATATTAGGGATTATTTTCCTTGTTGCGGTAGTTATTGGCTCTTACCTATTAAAGAATCCACCTGCGGGTTATAAACCTGCTGGCTGGAATCCACCTCAACCCACTGGGGGAGCGGGAAGTAGAGTGGATTACACACCTACGGAGATGTTAGCAACTCCTGCATTCTGGCTTTTGTGGATAACCTACTTTGCAGGGTGTGCCGCTGGATTGCAGGTCATAATGAAGGCATCACCTATCTGGCAATCTTTCAGCGTCTCCACAATTACTACACGCCCTATACCCGAAGATATATTTAGCAGTGTAGTATCTCGAGGTGCTATGGCTGTCTCATTAATTGCTATTTTTAATGCAGTAGGACGAATTTTTTGGGGTAAGGTGTCAGACAACATCGGAAGAAAAGCCACATTGGTTATTATGTTCCTCCTGTGCGGTGTTGCCATGTTGATACTAAATTATTTAAGGGTATACCCCTTATACATCCTTGGGATTGGAGTTGTAGGACTTTGTTTTGGTGGTTACCTTGCCTTATATCCTGCTGTTATTACAGATTATTATGGAACAAAGAACGTGGGTATTAATTACGGTTTGATGTTTACAGCTTATGGTGCAGGTGGTCTTGCGGGTCCTTATCTTGCAGCCCGATTAATGCAGGTAGCAGAAAAGGTTCCCTATTTAGTCACAGAAAAAGGGGCACAACTTACTAAAGAGTTTGCATTGGGCAGTTATAGTACAGCGTTCATTGTTAGTGGAATTGCATGCCTTATAGCAGGTGTTGTTATTTTACTTGTTCAACCACCCAAATCTGCAAAAAATTAA
- the trpS gene encoding tryptophan--tRNA ligase translates to MAESQKKREVILSGIRPTGRLHYGNYFGAIRHFLKLQESGDAICYYFVADYHALTTITTREDIYQNTIDMLRTYVACGLDPNKSIIYRQSDLPSTAELTLLLGMITNIGFLERGTTYKDKLSKLQEDAKIDGNPLSFGLLGYPVLMAADILIVRADKVPVGDDQRQHVEMAIDIAQRFNSRFGETLHVPQAVGREALRLPGLDGSSKMGKSEHNTLDLLDDPDTVLKKVRAVETSTDPLPLPVESNDPDAIIPHMPPGVGVLYRLLSLLAPEPLYLEFVQKYRNGEKFYGKLKQEVARLVSEFNAPIIEKFHHPENNRDYVEAFLRANAQKVTPVALETVEAVREAMGIGHSLYRA, encoded by the coding sequence ATGGCAGAATCACAAAAAAAACGAGAAGTTATTTTGTCAGGTATTCGTCCTACAGGTCGTCTTCATTATGGAAATTATTTTGGTGCGATTCGTCATTTTTTAAAACTTCAGGAATCTGGAGATGCAATATGTTATTATTTTGTAGCGGATTATCATGCGTTAACTACCATTACGACCCGTGAGGATATTTATCAGAATACAATAGATATGCTCCGTACCTATGTTGCATGTGGTTTAGACCCGAATAAGTCGATTATTTATCGTCAGAGTGATTTGCCGTCGACGGCGGAGCTAACCCTTCTTCTGGGCATGATAACCAATATTGGCTTTCTTGAACGGGGCACGACATATAAGGACAAACTCTCCAAATTACAAGAAGATGCAAAGATTGATGGGAATCCACTTTCTTTTGGGTTATTGGGTTATCCTGTGTTGATGGCTGCGGATATATTAATTGTTCGTGCAGATAAAGTTCCTGTTGGTGATGACCAACGACAGCATGTAGAGATGGCGATTGATATTGCACAGCGGTTTAATAGTCGTTTTGGTGAGACACTTCATGTTCCGCAGGCAGTTGGTCGTGAAGCGTTGAGATTGCCTGGGTTGGATGGCTCGTCGAAAATGGGGAAGAGTGAGCATAATACATTAGACTTATTGGATGACCCTGATACAGTATTAAAAAAGGTTCGGGCAGTAGAAACTTCCACTGACCCCTTGCCTCTTCCTGTAGAGAGTAATGATCCAGACGCAATTATTCCTCACATGCCACCAGGTGTCGGTGTTTTATATAGACTTCTTTCATTATTAGCCCCTGAACCTTTATATCTTGAATTTGTTCAGAAATACCGGAATGGCGAGAAGTTTTATGGAAAATTGAAACAGGAAGTTGCCCGACTCGTTTCTGAATTTAATGCCCCGATTATAGAAAAGTTTCATCATCCAGAGAATAATAGAGATTATGTAGAAGCCTTTCTTCGTGCCAATGCCCAGAAAGTGACACCAGTGGCGTTAGAAACTGTGGAGGCTGTTCGTGAAGCTATGGGAATTGGTCATTCGTTATACCGTGCATAA
- a CDS encoding PBP1A family penicillin-binding protein, with product MEYTLVPKRGCAWLFFSFMLIIGALWGSALGMFVWILEDAKNTISALETFRPKTGTKVYAETGELLYMFTVEDRQLVPLSQIPLHVQKAFIATEDASFYSHKGVRPDAIINAFLYGLRTGRFRGGSTITQQVVRNVETLGIGQERSVKRKIREAIVALQVEREFTKDEILELYLNQVFLGINAYGVESAARQYFGKSIQDLTLSEGATLAGLTRAPNVNEPINHLKNAIERRNIVLGQMLEEGFITEKEYQEAISEDLAERVMTPEKREQLKKEGVDILEPYRVKAPYFVEEIRKILLSKYTVNEVFEGGMSVYTTLDYRLQKVAEEVLEAHLSKFDKPRQETKNFIPVSGALVCIDNRPSFEGYVRALVGGRNWEEEKYNTATQAKRQPGSSVKPFVWLAAIASGMTPSTLINDTPFIRAMGNGRVWAPKNFDGSFRGPMPLRVALEKSVNIVSIRLVDMLGLPAVRSVFERCELNTVVGDNVGLTLGLGTVEVTVLSHAIAYSIFAHNGMKYYPVLIKEIRDAEGLLLYDYRLYQQKEQVVDPPPAYVVMHMMKGVCTPDRSLGYYPTGHRASALKRPVAGKTGTTNDSRDAWFCGFTTDYTTVVWVGYKDNRSLGRGANYTGGRLACPIWVEFMLSAEKDLPVRDFVVPDGVQFYNINRVTGTLGGSYKEAYVEGTAPPVTRPILKPEPVPEEVLIEPIEGRTTQTTPSTSTQPSPVETEISPILPPEEQYNPDPGF from the coding sequence ATGGAATATACATTGGTACCAAAACGTGGATGTGCGTGGCTCTTTTTTAGTTTTATGCTGATTATTGGGGCATTATGGGGCTCTGCGTTGGGTATGTTTGTGTGGATTTTGGAAGATGCAAAAAATACAATTTCAGCCTTAGAGACGTTTCGTCCGAAAACGGGGACAAAGGTATATGCGGAAACTGGAGAACTTTTATATATGTTTACCGTTGAGGACAGGCAATTGGTACCACTTAGCCAAATTCCGCTTCATGTGCAAAAAGCATTTATTGCTACAGAAGATGCATCATTCTATTCACATAAAGGTGTGCGTCCAGATGCTATCATCAATGCCTTTTTGTATGGTTTGCGGACAGGACGTTTTCGTGGTGGTAGCACGATTACTCAGCAGGTGGTACGAAATGTGGAAACGTTGGGGATAGGACAAGAACGTTCAGTGAAAAGGAAGATACGTGAGGCTATTGTTGCTTTGCAGGTAGAACGTGAATTCACAAAAGATGAGATATTAGAGCTATACCTAAATCAGGTTTTTCTTGGAATAAACGCTTATGGTGTGGAGTCCGCAGCGAGGCAATATTTTGGGAAAAGTATACAGGACTTAACACTTAGCGAAGGGGCTACACTTGCAGGATTAACACGGGCTCCAAATGTAAATGAGCCTATTAATCATTTAAAAAATGCTATTGAACGGAGAAACATCGTTCTTGGGCAGATGTTAGAGGAAGGGTTTATTACGGAGAAAGAATATCAGGAGGCGATATCAGAAGATTTGGCTGAGCGTGTTATGACCCCTGAAAAGCGTGAACAATTGAAGAAAGAAGGCGTAGATATTCTTGAACCTTATCGTGTGAAAGCCCCTTATTTTGTTGAAGAAATTCGGAAAATCTTATTGTCAAAGTATACTGTAAATGAAGTGTTTGAAGGGGGAATGAGTGTCTATACTACTTTGGATTACAGACTACAAAAAGTTGCGGAAGAAGTGTTAGAAGCACATCTTTCAAAATTCGACAAGCCTCGACAGGAAACGAAAAATTTTATTCCTGTATCGGGTGCTTTAGTTTGTATTGACAATCGCCCCAGCTTTGAAGGTTATGTTCGTGCGTTGGTAGGTGGTAGGAATTGGGAAGAGGAAAAGTATAATACCGCAACACAAGCGAAACGTCAGCCAGGTTCCAGTGTAAAACCATTTGTATGGCTCGCTGCAATTGCATCCGGTATGACTCCATCTACCTTAATAAATGACACTCCATTTATTCGTGCTATGGGTAATGGTCGTGTATGGGCACCGAAAAATTTTGATGGTTCATTCCGAGGACCCATGCCATTACGGGTTGCGTTAGAAAAGTCTGTAAATATTGTTTCAATTCGATTAGTGGACATGTTAGGTTTGCCTGCGGTTCGTTCTGTTTTTGAACGATGTGAACTTAATACAGTTGTCGGAGATAATGTCGGGCTTACATTAGGTTTGGGTACCGTTGAAGTAACTGTATTAAGCCATGCGATAGCCTACTCAATATTTGCACATAATGGGATGAAATATTATCCAGTATTAATCAAGGAAATACGTGACGCTGAAGGATTGCTTCTGTATGACTACCGACTCTATCAGCAAAAAGAACAAGTGGTAGACCCACCTCCAGCCTATGTTGTTATGCACATGATGAAAGGTGTGTGCACACCAGACCGATCGTTAGGTTACTATCCTACAGGGCATCGGGCAAGTGCATTGAAACGGCCAGTCGCAGGTAAGACAGGGACAACAAACGACAGCCGAGATGCCTGGTTCTGTGGTTTTACTACAGATTATACAACTGTTGTCTGGGTCGGATATAAAGATAATCGTAGTTTAGGCAGAGGTGCCAATTATACTGGTGGACGGCTTGCTTGTCCTATATGGGTTGAATTTATGCTATCTGCGGAGAAAGATTTACCTGTTCGCGATTTTGTGGTGCCTGATGGCGTTCAATTTTACAATATCAATCGTGTTACGGGTACGTTAGGTGGTTCCTATAAAGAGGCTTATGTTGAAGGAACTGCTCCACCTGTGACTCGACCAATCCTGAAACCAGAACCTGTCCCCGAAGAGGTACTTATCGAGCCGATTGAGGGAAGAACGACACAAACAACCCCTTCCACATCAACACAACCTTCACCAGTAGAAACCGAAATTTCTCCAATCCTTCCGCCCGAAGAACAATACAACCCCGACCCTGGTTTCTAA
- the acs gene encoding acetate--CoA ligase has protein sequence MAEEKKSISSLMIENRTFPPSEEVRKRAHIKSFDEYYQMWKRSIDDCENFWLEQAETLSWFKKPTKALEYTWNTDARIIRHTWFADGELNVSYNCLDRHLNTPTAKKTAIIWQGEPEEDVKHITYEELYKEVCKFANVLKSLGVKKGDRVCIYLPMIPELPIVMLACARIGAIHSVVFGGFSAESLRDRILDSECKILVTSNTSLRSGKSIHLKEIADNALSQTPSIEKCVVVKRNDEPCNMKEGRDLWYDDLMAKASDVCEPERMNAEDYLFILYTSGSTGKPKGVVHSTAGYLLHVSLSHKYIFDIHDDDIYWCTADIGWVTGHSYIVYGPLCNGATSVMFEGVPTYPDAGRFWHIVDKFKCTVIYTAPTAIRTLIQKGDEWPAKYDLSSLRVLGSVGEPINPEAWMWYYEKIGKGRCPIVDTWWQTETGGILITPLPGAHTLKPGSACRPFFGVDPVILRDDGTEVDANEGGKLCIRKPWPGMMRTTWGDHDRFIDTYFTMYKNLYFTGDGCRRDADGDYWLMGRIDDVVNVSGHRIGTAEVESALVSHPKVAEAAVAPMPHPIKGQALYAYVTLVAGIEESEELRKELVMHVRKEIGPIAAPDVIQFARALPKTRSGKIMRRILRKIAENDLNNLGDTTTLADPTVVEELVQGRKALLKD, from the coding sequence ATGGCAGAAGAGAAAAAATCAATCAGCTCATTGATGATCGAAAACAGAACATTCCCACCATCAGAAGAAGTGCGGAAAAGAGCCCACATCAAGTCGTTTGACGAATATTACCAGATGTGGAAGCGGTCAATTGATGATTGTGAAAATTTCTGGTTAGAACAAGCTGAGACACTATCATGGTTCAAAAAACCAACAAAGGCATTGGAATATACATGGAATACCGATGCCCGCATCATCCGTCATACATGGTTTGCCGATGGCGAATTAAATGTATCCTATAACTGCCTTGACCGTCATTTGAACACGCCTACCGCTAAGAAAACAGCCATCATTTGGCAGGGCGAACCAGAAGAAGATGTGAAACATATCACGTATGAAGAACTTTACAAAGAAGTGTGCAAATTCGCAAATGTCTTAAAGTCATTAGGTGTAAAAAAAGGTGACCGCGTTTGCATTTACCTACCAATGATTCCAGAATTGCCAATTGTGATGCTTGCATGTGCTCGAATCGGTGCTATCCATTCTGTAGTTTTCGGTGGATTCAGTGCTGAATCGCTTCGTGACCGTATTCTTGATTCCGAGTGTAAAATTTTAGTTACTTCAAATACTTCCTTACGCTCTGGAAAATCTATTCACTTAAAGGAAATCGCCGATAATGCATTATCACAAACACCTTCCATTGAAAAATGTGTCGTCGTAAAAAGAAATGACGAACCCTGCAATATGAAAGAAGGTCGTGATTTATGGTATGACGATTTAATGGCAAAAGCAAGTGACGTTTGTGAACCAGAACGGATGAATGCAGAAGACTATCTATTCATCCTTTATACCTCTGGCTCAACAGGAAAACCAAAGGGTGTTGTACACAGCACTGCAGGTTACTTACTCCATGTATCATTATCACACAAATACATTTTCGATATTCATGATGATGATATTTATTGGTGCACTGCGGATATAGGTTGGGTAACTGGGCATAGTTATATTGTCTACGGTCCACTTTGCAATGGAGCGACATCAGTAATGTTTGAAGGTGTCCCAACCTATCCAGACGCAGGACGTTTCTGGCATATCGTAGACAAGTTCAAGTGCACAGTTATCTATACTGCACCTACTGCTATTCGCACCTTAATACAAAAAGGTGATGAATGGCCTGCAAAATATGACCTTAGTTCATTACGCGTATTAGGATCCGTTGGTGAACCGATTAACCCCGAAGCTTGGATGTGGTACTATGAAAAAATTGGTAAAGGTCGTTGTCCAATTGTAGATACATGGTGGCAAACAGAAACAGGTGGAATCCTCATTACACCGCTTCCAGGTGCACATACACTCAAACCAGGAAGTGCTTGCAGACCATTCTTTGGTGTCGACCCCGTAATATTAAGAGATGACGGGACAGAAGTAGATGCTAATGAAGGTGGAAAACTTTGCATAAGAAAACCATGGCCAGGAATGATGAGAACAACATGGGGTGACCATGACCGCTTTATTGACACCTATTTCACTATGTATAAGAACTTATACTTCACAGGTGACGGATGCCGTAGAGATGCAGACGGCGATTACTGGCTCATGGGACGTATTGATGACGTTGTAAATGTATCGGGTCATCGTATTGGCACAGCAGAGGTTGAAAGCGCCCTTGTCTCCCATCCTAAGGTTGCTGAGGCGGCTGTTGCACCCATGCCACACCCCATTAAAGGTCAAGCATTATATGCCTATGTTACGCTTGTCGCTGGAATCGAAGAAAGTGAAGAACTAAGAAAAGAATTGGTCATGCACGTCCGCAAAGAAATCGGTCCTATTGCCGCTCCTGATGTAATTCAGTTTGCTCGTGCACTACCAAAAACACGCTCAGGAAAAATTATGCGACGCATCCTTCGTAAAATTGCTGAGAATGACCTCAACAATCTAGGCGATACAACAACATTGGCTGACCCAACAGTCGTTGAAGAACTGGTTCAAGGCAGAAAAGCATTACTTAAAGACTAA
- a CDS encoding VanZ family protein produces the protein MRKRYLLLSIIYSVFIFWISIQPITMETPELFPYQDKIIHTFLYMLLAGIIAIGLVRADERHTLIKIGCISVMVPFIYGIFIEICQIFVPTRSFELLDIFANLCGAVIGTMVILLLSLLFNKWILRQRAFSKIKM, from the coding sequence TTGCGAAAAAGGTATTTATTATTATCAATTATATATAGTGTTTTTATATTCTGGATTTCAATTCAACCCATTACAATGGAAACTCCTGAGTTGTTTCCTTATCAAGATAAAATTATTCATACATTCCTTTATATGCTACTTGCGGGAATTATTGCTATAGGCTTGGTAAGGGCAGATGAAAGACATACTTTAATAAAAATAGGGTGTATCTCAGTTATGGTTCCTTTTATTTATGGTATTTTTATTGAGATATGTCAGATTTTTGTTCCAACACGTTCATTTGAGTTACTTGATATTTTTGCAAATTTATGTGGTGCTGTTATTGGCACAATGGTGATACTATTGTTATCTTTGTTGTTCAACAAATGGATACTACGGCAAAGAGCGTTTTCTAAGATAAAAATGTGA
- a CDS encoding sulfatase, with product MLCIRIKIVLPVLLVYLFVSIFGCSDVSQSANLITPSKTSLNSYPDIFVIVIDALRADHLGVYGYTRDTSPFLDQLSEQSLIFSRAYAPSTFTRESVSAILTGRYPSSNPWGTGWRAQVSPDITTISEVFKQNGYETFLFTDQPALESYMYGKGFNHVEVLTSDYGLSGNGPRLVEQLLKTINNINSDLPIFAYIHFYDPHDPYEPPPSYYLRFKDKIYQRPLRVYDDIRFHLNELVQQGFGSGDPRFDDLIVRYDAEIALSDDCIKTLYRSIEKLRSGKKSVWVVTADHGEEFLDHGFVEHAWHLYFETIRVPLIIHAPFIGIKKRWVHSETSLVDLFPTLITLAGFNYIDKGWDGISLPVADLLTGENTPEIGNRIIFSELYLPTRTIGRSLIQDGWQYLNWQQWLTWQECVEYAQKQKQLRDEYDKGIRHPIPFCGETKFEELIAPNDKGFPSTFVPVTEQEERWRMFREAWRKWCANRPEPISDHEKMRLNPPPVKSENQKEADSPITPQIQDSINNSGYF from the coding sequence ATGTTGTGTATTAGGATTAAAATAGTTTTACCTGTCCTACTGGTATATTTGTTTGTCTCAATTTTTGGTTGTTCTGATGTTTCACAATCGGCAAATTTAATTACACCGAGTAAAACATCATTAAATTCATATCCAGATATATTTGTTATAGTTATTGATGCTCTTCGGGCTGACCATTTGGGCGTTTATGGTTATACACGTGATACCAGTCCTTTCCTTGACCAGTTATCAGAGCAGAGTTTGATTTTTTCTCGTGCCTATGCTCCTTCTACTTTTACACGTGAAAGTGTTAGTGCTATTCTAACGGGACGTTATCCATCTTCTAATCCATGGGGAACGGGTTGGCGAGCTCAGGTTTCCCCAGATATTACGACTATTTCTGAGGTATTCAAGCAGAATGGTTATGAAACGTTCCTTTTTACAGACCAGCCTGCCCTTGAATCGTATATGTATGGGAAAGGGTTTAACCATGTTGAAGTATTGACTTCTGATTACGGTTTAAGTGGTAACGGTCCGAGGTTGGTAGAACAGCTTTTGAAGACCATAAATAATATAAATTCGGATTTGCCTATTTTTGCATATATCCATTTTTATGACCCTCATGACCCGTACGAACCCCCACCCTCTTATTATCTCCGTTTTAAGGATAAAATTTATCAACGGCCTTTGCGTGTGTATGATGATATTCGATTTCATTTAAATGAATTAGTACAGCAAGGGTTTGGTTCAGGAGACCCACGTTTTGATGATTTGATAGTTCGTTATGATGCGGAGATAGCCTTATCTGATGATTGTATAAAAACGTTATATCGTTCGATTGAGAAACTTCGTTCAGGAAAGAAATCTGTTTGGGTGGTTACTGCTGACCATGGAGAGGAATTTTTAGACCATGGTTTTGTCGAACATGCATGGCATTTATATTTTGAAACAATTCGTGTTCCATTGATAATTCATGCTCCTTTTATCGGGATAAAGAAGCGGTGGGTTCATTCAGAAACATCTCTTGTCGATTTATTCCCAACCTTAATAACACTTGCAGGTTTTAATTACATAGACAAAGGATGGGATGGCATTTCTCTACCTGTTGCTGATTTGTTGACTGGAGAAAACACACCTGAAATAGGGAACCGAATTATTTTTTCGGAACTGTATCTTCCAACGCGAACGATAGGCCGTTCATTGATACAAGATGGTTGGCAATATTTGAACTGGCAACAATGGCTTACATGGCAAGAATGTGTAGAATATGCCCAGAAGCAAAAGCAACTCCGTGATGAGTATGATAAAGGTATCCGCCATCCGATTCCATTTTGTGGTGAAACTAAATTTGAAGAGTTGATAGCCCCTAATGATAAAGGATTTCCAAGTACTTTTGTGCCCGTGACGGAACAAGAAGAGCGGTGGCGTATGTTTCGTGAAGCATGGAGAAAATGGTGTGCAAACCGACCTGAACCGATATCGGACCATGAAAAAATGAGGTTAAATCCACCACCTGTTAAGTCTGAAAACCAGAAAGAAGCAGATTCGCCAATAACACCTCAGATACAAGATAGTATTAATAATTCGGGGTACTTCTAA